One Luteolibacter arcticus DNA segment encodes these proteins:
- a CDS encoding ATP-binding response regulator, translating to MKVLMILPDGSLPVANKWFWLASEWANLGVVTIVVHCLIGVRDRLDDKRRRLEVLNVELEQSNVELAAREEEIAHQNEELQSQTEELEQQSEELRQQAEELEQQGSDLQELNRELMRREKGLETLLHSGRWMRGDMSESYVMSGVCQAALQILDDVAVAEVVAVRKGAYEVWGDCGFGMRGRMDDGITFEQAFGCLAAESERTAGLDDIRQRSDLRFPASRAGRPLVAAIASPVWYEGEVVATLCIYSVEPREWTEHDFSITEWLASQGALALQSIRVQKELETRRRDAENAALQKSQFLAAVSHDVRTPANAISLLAELVERATTDPQQSHRIPELARSLWANARSLVDLVSDVLDLTRLDSGAADLHLTEFPLLELIDAEVFQAETTAVGKGLTIAKVVPSHSVRLLTDRTKLKRVIANLLSNAVKFTERGGVRVECTVGEEVRISIADTGIGIPGDAVDKVFDEFFQLRNPERNREKGAGLGLAICRRLVATLGCTLSLDSVVGAGSTFTLIIPKELVAKPVIADAENSPEARRDHRMQGLRVLLVEDNQVTRAAVEELLSGEGAKVTAAGDGQSALAFLENANFDVLLLDLNLPDMDGAGVLQRVSESGQVLHRKIVISGDARPERLIEVTKLGADEVLAKPVSLARIRAAILKDGASSDQNGLSTTT from the coding sequence GTGAAGGTCCTGATGATCCTGCCAGATGGATCGTTGCCGGTGGCTAACAAGTGGTTCTGGCTGGCTTCAGAATGGGCAAACCTCGGGGTGGTGACTATTGTCGTCCATTGCTTGATCGGCGTCCGCGATCGGTTGGACGACAAGCGACGGCGACTCGAGGTGCTCAATGTCGAGCTGGAGCAGAGCAATGTGGAGCTGGCCGCGAGGGAGGAAGAGATCGCCCATCAGAACGAAGAGTTGCAGAGCCAAACCGAGGAGCTCGAGCAGCAATCGGAAGAACTCCGCCAGCAAGCGGAAGAACTGGAGCAGCAAGGATCGGATCTCCAGGAGCTGAATCGTGAATTGATGCGGCGTGAGAAAGGACTCGAAACATTGCTCCATTCCGGCCGCTGGATGCGCGGCGACATGAGCGAGTCCTACGTGATGAGCGGCGTGTGCCAAGCAGCCCTGCAGATCTTGGACGATGTGGCCGTGGCCGAGGTGGTCGCCGTGCGGAAGGGTGCCTATGAGGTCTGGGGCGATTGCGGATTCGGAATGCGGGGGCGGATGGATGACGGCATCACCTTCGAGCAGGCCTTCGGCTGTCTAGCGGCGGAGAGCGAGCGCACGGCCGGCTTGGACGACATCCGTCAGCGCAGCGACCTGAGATTTCCGGCGTCACGCGCGGGGCGCCCGTTGGTTGCCGCCATCGCATCGCCGGTTTGGTACGAGGGCGAGGTGGTGGCCACGCTTTGCATCTACAGCGTGGAGCCCAGGGAATGGACGGAGCATGACTTCAGCATCACCGAATGGCTCGCCTCGCAAGGTGCACTCGCGCTCCAGTCGATCCGCGTCCAAAAGGAACTCGAGACGCGACGACGCGACGCCGAGAATGCCGCGCTTCAGAAGAGCCAGTTCCTCGCCGCGGTCTCGCATGATGTCCGCACACCGGCGAACGCGATCTCGCTGCTCGCCGAACTCGTCGAGCGGGCAACCACGGACCCACAGCAGTCCCACCGCATACCGGAACTGGCGCGGAGCTTGTGGGCGAATGCCCGCTCACTCGTGGATCTGGTGAGTGATGTGCTCGATCTCACCCGGCTCGACTCGGGAGCGGCCGACCTTCACCTCACCGAGTTTCCCCTGCTAGAACTGATCGACGCCGAGGTCTTCCAAGCGGAGACGACGGCGGTTGGCAAAGGGTTGACCATCGCGAAGGTGGTGCCCTCGCACTCCGTGAGGCTCTTGACCGATCGCACCAAGCTCAAACGAGTGATCGCGAACCTGTTGAGCAACGCGGTGAAGTTCACCGAGCGAGGCGGTGTCCGGGTCGAGTGTACCGTCGGCGAAGAGGTCCGAATCTCGATCGCCGACACCGGGATCGGCATTCCCGGTGATGCCGTGGACAAGGTCTTCGATGAATTCTTTCAACTCCGCAATCCCGAGCGAAACCGCGAGAAAGGCGCGGGTCTCGGGCTTGCGATTTGCCGGCGTTTGGTGGCCACTCTCGGATGCACGCTTTCGCTGGACAGCGTCGTGGGAGCCGGTTCGACCTTCACCCTCATCATTCCGAAAGAGCTGGTGGCGAAACCCGTCATCGCCGATGCGGAGAATTCTCCGGAAGCCCGACGTGACCACCGCATGCAAGGACTGCGCGTGCTATTGGTGGAGGACAACCAAGTTACCAGGGCCGCCGTGGAAGAACTGCTTTCCGGTGAAGGAGCGAAAGTCACCGCCGCGGGCGACGGGCAGTCCGCTCTGGCTTTCTTGGAGAATGCCAATTTTGACGTACTATTGTTAGACTTGAACCTCCCGGACATGGACGGAGCAGGCGTGCTCCAGCGAGTGTCCGAATCCGGCCAGGTCCTGCACCGCAAGATCGTGATTTCCGGAGATGCGCGGCCCGAGCGGCTGATAGAGGTCACGAAACTTGGAGCCGACGAAGTCCTCGCGAAGCCGGTAAGCTTGGCGAGGATTCGTGCGGCAATCCTGAAGGATGGTGCCTCTTCGGATCAGAATGGATTGTCCACCACCACATAG
- a CDS encoding DUF6515 family protein — protein MKRNHRLNLLAALAFGALASCSYHETPTSATPDYGHNHGSSHVITTLPSGYRTVTISGNQYYTHGDRYYRPQGSGYVVVDSPYGSTTRTNTTVVRELPSGHRVVTRQGQRYYQSGDVYYQSRSGGYVVVDNPF, from the coding sequence ATGAAACGAAACCATCGTTTGAACCTGCTGGCTGCTCTTGCATTCGGAGCCCTTGCCAGTTGCAGCTACCACGAAACCCCGACGTCTGCCACGCCGGACTACGGGCACAATCACGGGTCAAGCCACGTGATCACGACGCTCCCTAGTGGCTACCGCACCGTCACTATCAGCGGAAACCAATACTATACCCATGGCGACCGCTACTACCGGCCCCAAGGAAGTGGTTACGTCGTCGTGGATTCGCCCTACGGTTCCACTACCCGGACCAACACCACCGTCGTGAGGGAACTCCCGAGCGGCCACCGGGTTGTAACCCGGCAGGGACAGCGCTACTATCAGTCCGGTGACGTCTACTACCAGTCTCGCTCCGGCGGCTATGTGGTGGTGGACAATCCATTCTGA
- a CDS encoding sulfate/molybdate ABC transporter ATP-binding protein has protein sequence MSVSIQSIHKTFGTYTALEDVSLEIPDGSLTALLGPSGSGKTTLLRIVAGLEYADPGSGRVLFHGEDVTDVPAGKRGVGFVFQHYALFKHMTVADNIAFGLTVLPGSKRPAKSEIDARVKELLHLVKLDGLDKRRPHELSGGQRQRVALARALAIRPKVLLLDEPFGALDAQVRKDLRRWLRQFHDEIGLTTLFVTHDQEEALELADEVVVMRNARIEQTGAPQGIYDEPRTSFVYEFLGEVNKLDDGRYVRPHEIELKFAAEEGVSVAGRVSHLFVAGPFARLSVVPETGSRREIEVWATREQVDEMALENGDIVGLRFPEPKPSTKAHKPDPTIHSP, from the coding sequence ATGTCCGTCTCCATCCAGTCCATCCACAAGACCTTCGGCACCTACACGGCGCTCGAGGACGTCTCGCTCGAAATTCCCGACGGCTCATTGACGGCGCTGTTAGGTCCTTCCGGATCCGGGAAGACCACGTTGCTGCGAATCGTCGCCGGCCTTGAATACGCCGATCCCGGCAGCGGCCGCGTGCTTTTCCACGGTGAGGATGTGACCGATGTGCCCGCTGGCAAGCGCGGCGTCGGCTTCGTCTTCCAGCACTACGCGCTCTTCAAGCACATGACCGTGGCGGACAATATCGCCTTCGGCCTGACCGTGCTGCCTGGCTCGAAGCGGCCGGCGAAAAGCGAGATCGATGCCCGCGTGAAGGAGTTGCTCCATTTGGTGAAGCTCGATGGGCTCGACAAACGCCGCCCGCACGAGCTTTCCGGCGGCCAGCGCCAGCGCGTCGCCCTCGCCCGCGCCCTTGCCATCCGGCCGAAGGTATTGCTGCTCGACGAGCCCTTCGGCGCGCTCGATGCCCAGGTGCGTAAGGACCTGCGTCGCTGGCTGCGCCAGTTCCACGACGAGATCGGCCTGACGACTCTCTTCGTCACGCACGACCAGGAGGAAGCGCTGGAGCTCGCCGACGAGGTCGTGGTCATGCGCAACGCGCGGATCGAGCAGACCGGCGCGCCGCAGGGGATCTACGATGAACCTCGTACCTCCTTCGTTTACGAGTTCCTCGGCGAAGTGAACAAGCTCGACGATGGCCGCTATGTCCGGCCACACGAGATCGAGCTGAAATTCGCTGCCGAGGAAGGCGTGAGCGTCGCCGGCCGGGTCAGCCACCTCTTCGTCGCCGGTCCTTTCGCCCGTCTCAGCGTCGTGCCGGAGACCGGCAGCCGCCGGGAGATCGAGGTCTGGGCAACCCGCGAACAGGTCGACGAGATGGCATTGGAAAACGGCGACATCGTCGGCCTGCGTTTTCCCGAGCCGAAACCTTCCACCAAAGCTCACAAACCCGATCCCACCATTCACTCGCCATGA
- the cysW gene encoding sulfate ABC transporter permease subunit CysW: protein MAYRSVTTESAPVRWLLIGLAFTVLTLFLLLPLAAVFIEAFRRGTDVLVKSLTEDAALSAVKLTLIAALISVPLNTVFGVAAAWLITKFRFKGRSFLLALIDLPFAVSPVIAGLVFVLLFGARGWFGPFLQENDIQIIFAMPGIILATVFVTFPFVARELIPLMESQGSDQEEAAVTLGAHGWQIFRRVTIPNIKWGLLYGVLLCNARAMGEFGAVSVVSGHIRGKTNTLPLHVEVLYNEYHFSAAFACAALLALLALVTLGLKTAVEHFTGHSAKGRH from the coding sequence ATGGCCTATCGCTCTGTCACCACTGAGTCCGCTCCGGTCCGCTGGCTGCTCATCGGACTCGCATTCACGGTCCTCACGCTGTTCCTGCTTCTGCCGTTGGCGGCGGTGTTCATCGAGGCCTTCCGCCGCGGCACGGACGTGCTGGTGAAATCGCTCACCGAGGATGCGGCGCTGTCCGCCGTGAAGCTCACGCTGATCGCCGCTTTGATCTCCGTCCCGCTCAATACGGTTTTCGGAGTTGCCGCCGCGTGGCTGATCACCAAGTTCCGGTTCAAGGGGCGCTCGTTCCTGCTTGCGCTGATCGACCTGCCCTTTGCCGTTTCACCGGTGATCGCGGGTCTTGTATTCGTGCTGCTATTCGGCGCGCGGGGGTGGTTCGGTCCGTTCCTTCAGGAGAACGACATCCAGATCATCTTCGCCATGCCGGGGATCATTCTCGCGACCGTCTTCGTGACCTTTCCGTTCGTCGCCCGCGAGCTGATCCCGCTGATGGAAAGCCAGGGAAGTGACCAGGAAGAGGCCGCCGTCACGCTCGGCGCGCATGGCTGGCAAATCTTCCGGCGCGTCACCATTCCCAATATCAAGTGGGGCCTGCTCTACGGCGTGCTGCTCTGCAACGCCCGCGCGATGGGCGAATTCGGCGCGGTCTCGGTGGTCTCCGGCCACATCCGCGGCAAGACCAATACGCTGCCACTGCACGTCGAGGTGCTCTACAATGAATATCATTTCAGCGCCGCCTTCGCCTGCGCCGCGCTGTTGGCGCTGCTCGCGCTCGTTACCCTCGGCTTGAAAACCGCGGTCGAACACTTCACCGGCCACTCGGCGAAAGGGAGACACTGA